In one Halichondria panicea chromosome 4, odHalPani1.1, whole genome shotgun sequence genomic region, the following are encoded:
- the LOC135335544 gene encoding microtubule-associated serine/threonine-protein kinase 1-like isoform X3, which translates to MQSSSLRSSPIRSMASSSRSPRTTSIQRRQPVAANSRPSPSRFKNKERCHHLNKSDPAIARNCLLSPEDSFEEDYTYQHDSLARREGLKLPARAQSLNYPKSPQSPRIASPSPGEFPSIASPRNWHPINPNFMRFADGRRSDMGERGRRWSVVSVASSGYKTEATDSPISLSSYPSHEQIHQLPTTPTMDDFNIFVRHFRSDSDGSVVITDDNGQPIDIIRPRPRARSLSPERSPREILLDLDATHNIFKDKFPRAKEEMEEKLQDFLTKYSESKYELADSTLNFGRHKILECAREICEKSRDGIITKDSIIQMSDDLQLVLRDVKDRTGNRPECLEHLVRKLLIIVGRIARLLEIMQFDPEDFSSTIADSSLDKPTRLMFMSSSHMPYILNRLSTSLTSQEEGDTEDGEGGQMRGKRTTSVDWKPAEPAKQHSRDDFNVIKPISNGAYGAVYLVRHRETGTRFAMKKVSKHRTAMKKQVQQVFYERDILSFAENPFVVGLWCTFQDKSYLYMVMEYVEGGDVGTLLKNISCLPVDLATMYFAETVLALEYIHSYGVIHRDLKPDNLLITSEGHIKLTDFGLSKIGLVNYTAHVIEDAWTRDRQFKDAEVYGTPDYIAPEVILGQAYGFAVDWWSMGVILYEMMIGTTPFWSTTVQELFEEITDENLVINWPDAEDDDIPPEGKDIVEQLLCHDPYSRLGSSTRGGVDVVKEHPFFDDLDWRNLLLRKSEFIPSLSGEDDTSYFDPRTDRYSHDFASDEEDGPGDEDLQEEFKNFGTTTPRFSHLLDQLSFEDISNPPTPSSGPQSIASKIILEPNHEKRDSGISGIEDPAVKILDDDGDDAVTVLRHDSAESVHTVEDKDEEATDDDNDDGVITHIDEVSEDESNLQPTPTGTITPHTPPTSSTMITPPRHESLSPFSASMGQKNVRVEGSSKLSVTTLSDLDIMVSPPTPGGIADTSSGSSILESLSPIGSPRSSMVSNPITIKRGSNGFGIIFKAVRVYLGESNDYRMHHIVESVDKKSPAWEAGIRKDQLITHINGVAIIGLQHVQVISLMVDKKNTVITISTIPLEQTSIQKDKKKRSPSLGHRIGKMLRHRSSSGRLKSKKQSFFKRLSRNKSGRGLDSPGHSSSGTPSPKHPSSPHRSDSFKQRLAKVMGGGTSRRSRHTPMSPLARSTSPVGLGHNPPSSCSPPGSMSNVSNSTPPNSPTNPNNRRPERHSMFVDSQLLVHQKSFSGDKKSSPHTSPLLTRAMSPSGRNKPKRSITLPREGGREVKHHKKTSKSKSVHLSTPERTEEADEGLTNF; encoded by the exons aTGCAGTCCTCATCCCTCCGCTCCTCCCCCATACGCTCCATGGCTAGTTCCTCACGAAGTCCCCGGACCACCTCCATACAGAGGAGGCAACCAGTGGCAGCCAACTCACGTCCTAGCCCCTCCCGTTTCAAGAATAAGGAGCGATGTCATCATCTCAACAAGTCTGATCCAGCCATCGCTAGAAac tgTCTCCTGAGCCCAGAGGACAGCTTTGAGGAGGACTACACGTACCAACATGACAGCCTGGCGAGGAGAGAGGGGCTGAAGCTGCCGGCACGAGCTCAATCCCTCAACTATCCCAAGTCCCCCCAGTCTCCGAGGATCGCCTCCCCCTCTCCAGGGGAATTCCCCAGCA TAGCCAGTCCCAGGAATTGGCATCCTATCAATCCAAACTTCATGAGATTTGCAGATGGGCGAAG ATCGGACATGGGCGAGCGTGGCAGGAGGTGGTCTGTCGTTTCTGTGGCTTCATCCGGTTACAAGACGGAAGCCACTGACTCTCCAATCTCCCTCTCC TCCTACCCCTCACATGAACAAATTCATCAG ctaccgaccacacccacaatgGACGATTTCAACATATTTGTGCGTCACTTTCGCTCAGACTCTGACGGCAGTGTTGTCATCACAGACGATAACGGTCAACCCATCGATATCATACGCCCACGTCCCAGGGCACGAAGTCTCAG TCCAGAGAGGTCACCTCGGGAGATATTGTTGGACCTGGACGCCACTCACAATATATTCAAGGACAAGTTCCCTCGGGCCAAGGAGGAGATGGAAGAGAAgctacag GACTTCCTGACCAAATACTCTGAGTCTAAATATGAACTTGCTGACTCCACCCTCAACTTTGGACGTCACAAGATTCTCGAATGTGCTCGTGAGATATGTGAGAAGTCACGTGACGGAATCATCACCAAAGACTCCATTATTCAGATGTCCGATGATCTCCAGCTAGTGCTCAGAGAT gtcaaGGATCGCACTGGCAATCGTCCTGAGTGTCTGGAACATTTGGTCAGAAAACTACTCATAATCGTGGGAAGAATTGCACGACTACTTGAGATTATGCAGTTTGACCCTGAGGATTTCAGTAGTACGATAGCGGACAGCAGTTTGGACAAGCCCACGAGGCTCATGTTCATGAGCTCCTCCCACATGCCCTACATCCTCAACCGCCTCTCCACATCCCTCACCAGTCAGGAAGAGGGAGACACTGAAG atGGTGAGGGTGGCCAGATGCGAGGGAAGAGAACAACGTCGGTGGACTGGAAACCTGCTGAACCAGCTAAACAACATTCAAGGGACGACTTCAACGTTATCAAGCCCATCAGTAACGGGGCATACGG tgcTGTGTATCTGGTGAGACACAGGGAGACTGGAACACGGTTTGCCATGAAGAAGGTTAGCAAACACCGCACAGCCATGAAGAAACAAGTCCAGCAAGTCTTCTATGAGAGAGACATACTCAGCTTTGCAGAGAACCCCTTCGTAGTGGGGCTCTGGTGCACCTTCCAAGATAAG AGCTACCTGTAcatggtgatggaatatgtgGAGGGTGGGGACGTCGGCACTCTACTCAAGAATATCAGCTGCCTTCCCGTTGACTTGGCAACCATGTATTTTGCTGAGACGGTACTGGCACTTGAGTACATACATAGCTATGGTGTCATACACAGGGACCTCAAGCCAGACAA tcttcTGATCACCTCTGAAGGCCATATAAAATTAACGGATTTTGGACTCTCAAAAATTGGCCTTGTCAACT ACACGGCTCATGTGATTGAGGATGCCTGGACACGAGACCGTCAGTTTAAAGATGCAGAAGTGTACGGCACACCTGACTATATAGCCCCTGAGGTGATCCTGGGCCAGGCCTATGGGTTTGCTGTGGACTGGTGGTCAATGGGGGTCATTCTGTACGAGATGATGATAGGAACCACACCATTCTGGAGCACCACTGTACAAGAGCTCTTTGAGGAGATCACTGACG agaaCCTGGTCATCAACTGGCCTGATGCAGAGGATGATGACATACCTCCTGAGGGCAAGGACATAGTAGAGCAGCTGCTCTGTCACGATCCCTACTCACGCCTGGGTTCATCCACTCGTGGAGGTGTGGATGTGGTCAAGGAACACCCTTTCTTTGATGACCTAGACTGGAGAAACCTTCTCCTACGCAAGTCAGAGTTTATCCCCAGTCTCTCTGGGGAAGACGACACTAGCTACTTCGATC cacgtACGGATCGCTACTCCCACGACTTTGCCAGTGATGAAGAGGATGGTCCGGGCGACGAAGACCTTCAAGAAGAGTTCAAAAACTTTGGCACCACGACACCACGGTTTTCTCACCTCTTGGACCAACTGAGCTTTGAAGATATCTCCAATCCGCCCACTCCTTCTAGTGGTCCTCAGAGCATTGCATCCAAGATCATATTGGAACCAAATCATGAGAAAAGAGATTCTGGGATATCTGGAATTGAAGATCCTGCAGTGAAGATATTGGACGATGATGGAGATGATGCAGTGACAGTGCTGCGTCATGATAGTGCAGAGAGTGTGCACACTGTGGAGGATAAGGACGAGGAGGCAACTgatgatgataatgatgatGGTGTTATCACACATATTGATGAG GTATCAGAAGATGAGTCAAACTTGCAGCCCACCCCCACTGGGACCatcactcctcacacaccccccacTTCCTCCACAATGATCACACCCCCACGTCACGAGAGCCTCTCCCCATTCTCAGCTAGTATGGGACAGAAGAATGTTCGTGTGGAGGGATCTAGCAAGTTGTCTGTGACCACCTTGTCAGACCTGGACATCATGGTCTCCCCTCCCACTCCAG gagggaTAGCGGACACGTCCTCAGGCAGTAGTATACTGGAGTCACTGAGCCCCATTGGCAGTCCTCGTAGCTCAATGGTGTCCAACCCCATCACTATCAAGAGAGGATCTAACGGGTTTGGTATCATCTTCAAGGCTGTGAGGGTCTACCTTGGAGAGTCCAATGATTACAGAATGCACCATATTGTcgag AGTGTTGATAAGAAATCTCCTGCTTGGGAGGCGGGCATACGAAAGGATCAGCTGATCACACACATCAACGGAGTGGCCATCATTGGACTACAACATGTACAAGTCATCTCGTTAATGGTGGACAAGAAGAACACAGTGATCACCATCAGTACCATCCCCCTTGAGCAGACAAGCATTCAGAAGGATAAGAAGAAACGCTCCCCTTCTCTTGGACATCGTATTGGGAAGATGCTGCGTCATCGCTCCAGTAGTGGACGCCTTAAGAGCAAGAAACAATCGTTCTTTAAAAGACTGAGTCGTAACaagagtgggcgtggcctggaCAGCCCCGGGCACTCTTCTAGTGGCACACCCTCCCCCAAACACCCGTCCTCTCCCCATCGCTCTGACTCATTCAAACAGAGACTAGCTAAAGTGATGGGTGGTGGTACTAGCAGGAGGAGTAGACACACGCCCATGTCTCCTCTAGCTAGGAGTACCTCCCCAGTGGGTCTAGGACACAACCCTCCGTCCAGTTGCTCCCCTCCTGGCTCTATGTCTAACGTCAGCAATTCCACACCTCCTAATTCACCGACCAATCCAAATAACCGACGCCCGGAGAGGCACAGTATGTTTGTTGATTCTCAGCTGTTAGTTCACCAGAAGAGCTTCAGTGGAGACAAGAAGAGCTCGCCACACACGTCCCCTCTACTCACTCGAGCCATGTCACCGTCAGGTCGGAACAAACCCAAGCGCTCCATCACACTTCCTCGTGAAGGTGGCAGAGAAGTCAAGCATCACAAGAAAACGTCAAAGTCTAAATCGGTTCATTTATCCACTCCTGAAAGAACTGAAGAAGCAGATGAAGGGTTGACTAACTTTTGA
- the LOC135335544 gene encoding microtubule-associated serine/threonine-protein kinase 2-like isoform X4, whose product MESLRPSATSSPSSRSCCNLKVYRGMSPSLSPTHTVYRERSPSPSPTHARHKSLSSIGCQRSDMGERGRRWSVVSVASSGYKTEATDSPISLSSYPSHEQIHQLPTTPTMDDFNIFVRHFRSDSDGSVVITDDNGQPIDIIRPRPRARSLSPERSPREILLDLDATHNIFKDKFPRAKEEMEEKLQDFLTKYSESKYELADSTLNFGRHKILECAREICEKSRDGIITKDSIIQMSDDLQLVLRDVKDRTGNRPECLEHLVRKLLIIVGRIARLLEIMQFDPEDFSSTIADSSLDKPTRLMFMSSSHMPYILNRLSTSLTSQEEGDTEDGEGGQMRGKRTTSVDWKPAEPAKQHSRDDFNVIKPISNGAYGAVYLVRHRETGTRFAMKKVSKHRTAMKKQVQQVFYERDILSFAENPFVVGLWCTFQDKSYLYMVMEYVEGGDVGTLLKNISCLPVDLATMYFAETVLALEYIHSYGVIHRDLKPDNLLITSEGHIKLTDFGLSKIGLVNYTAHVIEDAWTRDRQFKDAEVYGTPDYIAPEVILGQAYGFAVDWWSMGVILYEMMIGTTPFWSTTVQELFEEITDENLVINWPDAEDDDIPPEGKDIVEQLLCHDPYSRLGSSTRGGVDVVKEHPFFDDLDWRNLLLRKSEFIPSLSGEDDTSYFDPRTDRYSHDFASDEEDGPGDEDLQEEFKNFGTTTPRFSHLLDQLSFEDISNPPTPSSGPQSIASKIILEPNHEKRDSGISGIEDPAVKILDDDGDDAVTVLRHDSAESVHTVEDKDEEATDDDNDDGVITHIDEVSEDESNLQPTPTGTITPHTPPTSSTMITPPRHESLSPFSASMGQKNVRVEGSSKLSVTTLSDLDIMVSPPTPGGIADTSSGSSILESLSPIGSPRSSMVSNPITIKRGSNGFGIIFKAVRVYLGESNDYRMHHIVESVDKKSPAWEAGIRKDQLITHINGVAIIGLQHVQVISLMVDKKNTVITISTIPLEQTSIQKDKKKRSPSLGHRIGKMLRHRSSSGRLKSKKQSFFKRLSRNKSGRGLDSPGHSSSGTPSPKHPSSPHRSDSFKQRLAKVMGGGTSRRSRHTPMSPLARSTSPVGLGHNPPSSCSPPGSMSNVSNSTPPNSPTNPNNRRPERHSMFVDSQLLVHQKSFSGDKKSSPHTSPLLTRAMSPSGRNKPKRSITLPREGGREVKHHKKTSKSKSVHLSTPERTEEADEGLTNF is encoded by the exons ATGGAGAGTCTGAGGCCCTCAGCAACATCATCCCCTTCAAGCCGTAGCTGCTGCAACCTCAAAGTGTACAGGGGAATGAGTCCTAgtctctcccccacacacactgtgtacagGGAGAGGAGTCCTAGtccctcccccacacatgcTAGACACAAGTCTCTCTCATCCATCGGCTGCCAGAG ATCGGACATGGGCGAGCGTGGCAGGAGGTGGTCTGTCGTTTCTGTGGCTTCATCCGGTTACAAGACGGAAGCCACTGACTCTCCAATCTCCCTCTCC TCCTACCCCTCACATGAACAAATTCATCAG ctaccgaccacacccacaatgGACGATTTCAACATATTTGTGCGTCACTTTCGCTCAGACTCTGACGGCAGTGTTGTCATCACAGACGATAACGGTCAACCCATCGATATCATACGCCCACGTCCCAGGGCACGAAGTCTCAG TCCAGAGAGGTCACCTCGGGAGATATTGTTGGACCTGGACGCCACTCACAATATATTCAAGGACAAGTTCCCTCGGGCCAAGGAGGAGATGGAAGAGAAgctacag GACTTCCTGACCAAATACTCTGAGTCTAAATATGAACTTGCTGACTCCACCCTCAACTTTGGACGTCACAAGATTCTCGAATGTGCTCGTGAGATATGTGAGAAGTCACGTGACGGAATCATCACCAAAGACTCCATTATTCAGATGTCCGATGATCTCCAGCTAGTGCTCAGAGAT gtcaaGGATCGCACTGGCAATCGTCCTGAGTGTCTGGAACATTTGGTCAGAAAACTACTCATAATCGTGGGAAGAATTGCACGACTACTTGAGATTATGCAGTTTGACCCTGAGGATTTCAGTAGTACGATAGCGGACAGCAGTTTGGACAAGCCCACGAGGCTCATGTTCATGAGCTCCTCCCACATGCCCTACATCCTCAACCGCCTCTCCACATCCCTCACCAGTCAGGAAGAGGGAGACACTGAAG atGGTGAGGGTGGCCAGATGCGAGGGAAGAGAACAACGTCGGTGGACTGGAAACCTGCTGAACCAGCTAAACAACATTCAAGGGACGACTTCAACGTTATCAAGCCCATCAGTAACGGGGCATACGG tgcTGTGTATCTGGTGAGACACAGGGAGACTGGAACACGGTTTGCCATGAAGAAGGTTAGCAAACACCGCACAGCCATGAAGAAACAAGTCCAGCAAGTCTTCTATGAGAGAGACATACTCAGCTTTGCAGAGAACCCCTTCGTAGTGGGGCTCTGGTGCACCTTCCAAGATAAG AGCTACCTGTAcatggtgatggaatatgtgGAGGGTGGGGACGTCGGCACTCTACTCAAGAATATCAGCTGCCTTCCCGTTGACTTGGCAACCATGTATTTTGCTGAGACGGTACTGGCACTTGAGTACATACATAGCTATGGTGTCATACACAGGGACCTCAAGCCAGACAA tcttcTGATCACCTCTGAAGGCCATATAAAATTAACGGATTTTGGACTCTCAAAAATTGGCCTTGTCAACT ACACGGCTCATGTGATTGAGGATGCCTGGACACGAGACCGTCAGTTTAAAGATGCAGAAGTGTACGGCACACCTGACTATATAGCCCCTGAGGTGATCCTGGGCCAGGCCTATGGGTTTGCTGTGGACTGGTGGTCAATGGGGGTCATTCTGTACGAGATGATGATAGGAACCACACCATTCTGGAGCACCACTGTACAAGAGCTCTTTGAGGAGATCACTGACG agaaCCTGGTCATCAACTGGCCTGATGCAGAGGATGATGACATACCTCCTGAGGGCAAGGACATAGTAGAGCAGCTGCTCTGTCACGATCCCTACTCACGCCTGGGTTCATCCACTCGTGGAGGTGTGGATGTGGTCAAGGAACACCCTTTCTTTGATGACCTAGACTGGAGAAACCTTCTCCTACGCAAGTCAGAGTTTATCCCCAGTCTCTCTGGGGAAGACGACACTAGCTACTTCGATC cacgtACGGATCGCTACTCCCACGACTTTGCCAGTGATGAAGAGGATGGTCCGGGCGACGAAGACCTTCAAGAAGAGTTCAAAAACTTTGGCACCACGACACCACGGTTTTCTCACCTCTTGGACCAACTGAGCTTTGAAGATATCTCCAATCCGCCCACTCCTTCTAGTGGTCCTCAGAGCATTGCATCCAAGATCATATTGGAACCAAATCATGAGAAAAGAGATTCTGGGATATCTGGAATTGAAGATCCTGCAGTGAAGATATTGGACGATGATGGAGATGATGCAGTGACAGTGCTGCGTCATGATAGTGCAGAGAGTGTGCACACTGTGGAGGATAAGGACGAGGAGGCAACTgatgatgataatgatgatGGTGTTATCACACATATTGATGAG GTATCAGAAGATGAGTCAAACTTGCAGCCCACCCCCACTGGGACCatcactcctcacacaccccccacTTCCTCCACAATGATCACACCCCCACGTCACGAGAGCCTCTCCCCATTCTCAGCTAGTATGGGACAGAAGAATGTTCGTGTGGAGGGATCTAGCAAGTTGTCTGTGACCACCTTGTCAGACCTGGACATCATGGTCTCCCCTCCCACTCCAG gagggaTAGCGGACACGTCCTCAGGCAGTAGTATACTGGAGTCACTGAGCCCCATTGGCAGTCCTCGTAGCTCAATGGTGTCCAACCCCATCACTATCAAGAGAGGATCTAACGGGTTTGGTATCATCTTCAAGGCTGTGAGGGTCTACCTTGGAGAGTCCAATGATTACAGAATGCACCATATTGTcgag AGTGTTGATAAGAAATCTCCTGCTTGGGAGGCGGGCATACGAAAGGATCAGCTGATCACACACATCAACGGAGTGGCCATCATTGGACTACAACATGTACAAGTCATCTCGTTAATGGTGGACAAGAAGAACACAGTGATCACCATCAGTACCATCCCCCTTGAGCAGACAAGCATTCAGAAGGATAAGAAGAAACGCTCCCCTTCTCTTGGACATCGTATTGGGAAGATGCTGCGTCATCGCTCCAGTAGTGGACGCCTTAAGAGCAAGAAACAATCGTTCTTTAAAAGACTGAGTCGTAACaagagtgggcgtggcctggaCAGCCCCGGGCACTCTTCTAGTGGCACACCCTCCCCCAAACACCCGTCCTCTCCCCATCGCTCTGACTCATTCAAACAGAGACTAGCTAAAGTGATGGGTGGTGGTACTAGCAGGAGGAGTAGACACACGCCCATGTCTCCTCTAGCTAGGAGTACCTCCCCAGTGGGTCTAGGACACAACCCTCCGTCCAGTTGCTCCCCTCCTGGCTCTATGTCTAACGTCAGCAATTCCACACCTCCTAATTCACCGACCAATCCAAATAACCGACGCCCGGAGAGGCACAGTATGTTTGTTGATTCTCAGCTGTTAGTTCACCAGAAGAGCTTCAGTGGAGACAAGAAGAGCTCGCCACACACGTCCCCTCTACTCACTCGAGCCATGTCACCGTCAGGTCGGAACAAACCCAAGCGCTCCATCACACTTCCTCGTGAAGGTGGCAGAGAAGTCAAGCATCACAAGAAAACGTCAAAGTCTAAATCGGTTCATTTATCCACTCCTGAAAGAACTGAAGAAGCAGATGAAGGGTTGACTAACTTTTGA